From Epinephelus lanceolatus isolate andai-2023 chromosome 5, ASM4190304v1, whole genome shotgun sequence, the proteins below share one genomic window:
- the LOC117262566 gene encoding parapinopsin, which yields MDSNSTQWSYGSLPPSIHAEVVTATPTIFPRLGYSIISFLMFINTVLTVFNNSLVITVMLRNPSLLQPMTIFILSLAVSDLMIGLCGSLIVTITNQQGSFFIGHIACVFQGFAVNYFGLVSLCTLTLLAYERYNVVCKPRAGLKLSMRRSIIGLLFVYIYCLFWAVAPLFGWSSYGPEGIQTSCSLAWEERSWSNYSYLILYTILCFIIPVIVIIYCYCRVLKSMKKLNKSVELQGGCSSQKENDHAINMVLAMIITFFVCWLPYTALSVVVVVDPELYIPPLVATMPMYFAKTSPVYNPIIYFLSNKQFRDAALEVLSCGRYIPRAPTAVSINMRSLNKRSRLTSFSRNVNSHSKVLPL from the exons ATGGACAGCAACAGCACGCAGTGGAGCTACGGCTCACTTCCTCCATCCATTCACGCCGAGGTGGTGACTGCTACACCCACCATCTTCCCCCGTTTGGGCTACAGCATAATTTCTTTCCTCATGTTCATCAACACGGTGTTAACGGTTTTTAACAATAGTCTCGTCATCACCGTGATGCTGAGGAATCCGTCTCTTCTCCAGCCAATGACCATTTTCATCCTCAGCCTTGCGGTGTCCGACCTCATGATAGGCCTGTGCGGCTCACTGATCGTCACTATCACTAACCAGCAAGGCTCTTTCTTTATTGGCCACATTGCCTGCGTGTTTCAAGGATTTGCAGTCAATTATTTTG GTCTGGTGTCTCTCTGCACTCTGACCCTGCTCGCCTATGAGCGTTACAATGTGGTGTGTAAACCCAGAGCTGGTCTGAAGCTGAGCATGCGGAGGAGCATCATCGGGCTGCTATTTGTCTACATCTACTGCTTGTTTTGGGCGGTGGCACCATTATTTGGCTGGAGCTCCTACGGACCTGAGGGGATCCAGACCTCCTGCTCTCTGGCCTGGGAGGAGAGATCGTGGAGCAACTACAGCTACCTCATCCTCTACACGATCCTCTGCTTCATCATCCCTGTTATAGTCATCATCTACTGCTACTGCAGAGTGCTCAAATCCATGAAGAAG CTGAACAAGAGTGTGGAGCTCCAGGGTGGGTGTTCCAGTCAGAAGGAGAATGATCATGCCATCAACATGGTCCTGGCCATGATCATAACTTTCTTTGTATGCTGGCTGCCCTACACGGCGTTGTCAGTGGTGGTAGTCGTGGATCCTGAGCTCTACATCCCTCCACTGGTTGCCACTATGCCCATGTACTTTGCCAAGACCAGCCCTGTCTATAACCCCATCATCTACTTCCTTTCGAACAAGCAG TTCCGTGACGCCGCTCTGGAGGTGCTGTCTTGTGGCCGCTACATCCCCCGCGCGCCCACCGCTGTCAGCATCAACATGCGCTCCTTGAACAAGAGGAGCAGGCTGACTTCCTTCAGCAGAAACGTCAACTCTCACAGCAAGGTGTTGCCTCTGTGA
- the LOC117262567 gene encoding uncharacterized protein LOC117262567, translating to MRGEPTPAWDSGNSTIWEEYTDVAFVVANSLILLITSAVGIAANLFVILAVYHQKSLQTSNNALVVNLAVTDTLRCVIDCPILLIIILTVYRRGSVVELLCDAQLASFSFSCCIQLLTLACISSERYQAIAQPFKTSQRRRRIMLLIPLTWALAILVAIFCPIFVKDSPVYQRCKGLSRETSSSYDTFGLYMLFPLWAACFSVIIGFYARIFALVRSHNRKIFDKGTFLPSKKDKEKVKQVKEETTAVENGLGKSEQNQALSRSVAQVEPATQAEPNLSKTDSTASKKAAQCSSVGSENNKELKNTLEITDLETKQSHPPAMQVAVQTEEKPFKTEQSNPCGTKAEAKPSNGDAAASVKSSTTKPQKVSSNFDTEKQSKERVKIDKAPSEMKETSPHVPPSAQLENPESTSVLLIELKQAKSSSRGETLTVATVDQVSSLPPVSSNVPETEAEKQNTAVEGAVCMMPSKASKERAHKKKESKMAKRAGYIIITFVLFWLPLITTILMNFVVYGNKNTGITVIQDLEILSVSVACITSLSDPIIYAAVNPQFRTEFYRLKTKFVSIFSKK from the exons ATGAGAGGCGAGCCTACACCTGCATGGGACTCTGGGAACAGCACCATTTGGGAGGAATACACCGACGTCGCCTTTGTGGTGGCAAACAGCTTGATTCTGTTGATCACTTCTGCCGTGGGGATCGCGGCAAATCTTTTTGTTATACTGGCAGTTTATCACCAAAAATCACTGCAAACTTCGAATAATGCACTGGTGGTGAATCTGGCAGTCACAGACACTCTGAGATGCGTAATTGACTGCCCCattctcctcatcatcatcctgaCTGTGTATCGAAGAGGAAGTGTGGTTGAGCTGCTCTGTGATGCACAATTGGcctctttctccttcagctGCTGCATCCAGCTGTTGACACTGGCCTGTATAAGCTCAGAGAGGTACCAGGCCATCGCACAGCCCTTCAAAACAAGTCAAAGGCGAAGACGGATCATGTTGCTGATTCCTCTCACATGGGCCTTGGCTATTCTGGTGGCTATTTTTTGTCCGATATTTGTGAAGGACTCACCCGTGTATCAGAGATGCAAAGGATTATCAAGAGAGACATCCTCCTCTTATGACACTTTTGGACTTTACATGTTGTTCCCACTTTGGGCAGCTTGTTTTAGTGTCATTATTGGATTCTATGCTCGCATATTTGCTCTTGTGAGATCACACAATCGCAAAATATTTGACAAAGGTACTTTTCTCCCTTcgaaaaaagacaaagaaaaagttAAGCAGGTGAAAGAAGAAACCACAGCTGTGGAAAATGGACTTGGAAAATCAGAGCAAAACCAGGCCCTGAGCAGAAGTGTTGCTCAGGTGGAACCGGCGACACAAGCTGAACCAAATTTATCCAAGACAGATTCTACGGCCTCAAAAAAAGCTGCACAATGCTCCTCTGTCGGTTCAGAGAATaacaaagaattaaaaaatacactggAGATAACTGACTTGGAAACGAAACAATCTCACCCTCCTGCAATGCAGGTTGCAGTGCAGACTGAGGAGAAACCTTTTAAAACGGAGCAGTCTAATCCCTGTGGCACGAAAGCTGAAGCAAAACCATCAAATGGAGATGCTGCTGCTAGTGTTAAGAGCTCAACCACAAAGCCGCAGAAGGTGTCAAGCAATTTCGACACAGAAAAGCAGTCCAAAGAGAGAGTGAAAATTGACAAAGCGCCCTCTGAAATGAAAGAAACCAGCCCCCATGTTCCCCCGTCTGCACAGTTAGAAAATCCTGAATCCACTTCTGTTTTACTGATTGAACTAAAACAAGccaagagcagcagcagaggagaaacACTGACTGTCGCTACAGTAGATCAAGTGTCTTCATTACCTCCCGTATCAAGTAATGTCCCTGAAACAgaagctgaaaaacaaaacacggCAGTGGAAGGGGCTGTTTGCATGATGCCTTCAAAAGCGAGTAAAGAGAGAGCgcacaagaaaaaagaaagtaaaatggCGAAGCGTGCTGGCTACATAATTATAACCTTCGTCTTATTCTGGCTGCCGCTGATCACAACTATCCTGATGAACTTTGTTGTTTATGGAAACAAGAATACAGGG ATCACAGTCATTCAGGACTTGGAGATTCTGTCCGTGTCTGTCGCCTGCATCACATCACTGAGTGACCCAATAATATACGCTGCAGTGAACCCTCAGTTTCGGACAGAGTTTTATCGGCTGAAAACCAAATTTGTGTCCATTTTCAGTAAGAAATGA